A genomic window from Triplophysa dalaica isolate WHDGS20190420 chromosome 24, ASM1584641v1, whole genome shotgun sequence includes:
- the LOC130414258 gene encoding cytochrome c oxidase subunit 5A, mitochondrial isoform X2, producing MFRAALRLSVSGARGLARSRPQHTASVAVRSYSHGKQETDEEFDARWVTYFNKPDIDAWELRKGMNTLIGYDLVPEPKILDAALKACRRLDDLASAIRILEAVKDFPCQQCLPVRNICARRNKTLSLRSS from the exons ATGTTCAGAGCCGCCCTTCGACTCTCAGTCTCCGGTGCTCGGGGCTTAGCAAGGTCACGGCCACAGCATACAG CCTCAGTAGCTGTTCGCTCTTATTCCCATGGCAAACAGGAGACAGATGAAGAGTTTGATGCCCGTTGGGTCACTTACTTCAATAAACCAGATATTGATGCTTGGGAGCTGAGGAAAG GAATGAACACTTTGATCGGTTATGACTTGGTACCTGAACCAAAGATCCTGGACGCAGCTCTGAAAGCTTGTCGGAGGTTAGACGATTTGGCCAGTGCCATCCGCATCCTTGAGGCAGTCAAG GATTTCCCATGTCAACAATGCCTGCCAGTAAGAAACATTTGTGCACGCAGAAACAAAACACTCTCATTAAGAAGCTCGTAA
- the rpp25a gene encoding ribonuclease P protein subunit p25a, with protein sequence MFVPSRELHHGNMQSKCTTSVSHVQQPELNVTNPPGSTQHPKQNGFRKICSTGEPSPCPIPGLGSGVLEMRVKEGSKIRNLLGFALSRLQADGHKSATSQVLFSGTGRAMTKTITCAEIMKRKVQGLHQVSKLQYKMVTELRESLESGQSVQMTIHRTVPSICILLSKEPLNPLEPGYQPPAEKVSLSKEKNEGDGSQGSGNPEKRPYSPCSHVVLTSIKRAALGQDSFPN encoded by the coding sequence ATGTTCGTGCCGAGCAGAGAGCTTCATCATGGTAACATGCAGTCTAAATGTACCACATCCGTCTCTCATGTCCAGCAACCTGAACTGAATGTCACAAACCCTCCTGGATCTACCCAACATCCAAAACAAAATGGATTTAGGAAGATCTGTTCCACTGGAGAACCAAGCCCATGTCCAATCCCAGGACTGGGATCCGGGGTGCTGGAAATGCGAGTGAAGGAGGGGAGCAAGATCCGAAACCTTTTGGGCTTTGCCTTGTCTCGATTGCAAGCCGACGGACACAAATCTGCAACGTCCCAGGTTCTGTTTAGCGGAACGGGACGTGCCATGACCAAAACTATCACGTGTGCAGAGATAATGAAACGCAAAGTGCAGGGTTTACACCAGGTGTCAAAGCTTCAATATAAGATGGTAACTGAATTGCGGGAGAGCCTTGAGAGCGGCCAGTCGGTTCAGATGACCATACACAGAACTGTTCCTTCTATTTGCATTCTTCTATCCAAAGAACCACTAAACCCACTCGAGCCAGGCTACCAGCCCCCAGCGGAGAAAGTCTCTCTGTCAAAAGAGAAAAACGAGGGGGATGGATCGCAAGGGTCTGGAAACCCAGAGAAAAGACCTTACAGTCCTTGTTCTCATGTGGTTCTGACCAGTATAAAGAGAGCTGCTCTGGGACAGGACAGTTTCCCCAACTAA
- the LOC130414258 gene encoding cytochrome c oxidase subunit 5A, mitochondrial isoform X1, producing the protein MFRAALRLSVSGARGLARSRPQHTASVAVRSYSHGKQETDEEFDARWVTYFNKPDIDAWELRKGMNTLIGYDLVPEPKILDAALKACRRLDDLASAIRILEAVKDKAGPHKEIYPYVIQELRPTLNELGISTPEELGIDKI; encoded by the exons ATGTTCAGAGCCGCCCTTCGACTCTCAGTCTCCGGTGCTCGGGGCTTAGCAAGGTCACGGCCACAGCATACAG CCTCAGTAGCTGTTCGCTCTTATTCCCATGGCAAACAGGAGACAGATGAAGAGTTTGATGCCCGTTGGGTCACTTACTTCAATAAACCAGATATTGATGCTTGGGAGCTGAGGAAAG GAATGAACACTTTGATCGGTTATGACTTGGTACCTGAACCAAAGATCCTGGACGCAGCTCTGAAAGCTTGTCGGAGGTTAGACGATTTGGCCAGTGCCATCCGCATCCTTGAGGCAGTCAAG GACAAAGCTGGTCCACATAAAGAGATCTACCCCTACGTCATCCAAGAGCTCCGGCCTACCCTCAATGAGCTCGGTATCTCTACACCTGAGGAACTTGGCATTGACAAAATATAA